The Dehalococcoidia bacterium DNA window CAACAAGGGCATGTTCGTGGGCTATCTGTCGTCGCGCGAGACGGCGACGACCATCGGTCAGAAGAGCAACGGGGCCGCGCGCGCCGACGGCTGGAACCGCATCCCGCTCGTCCGCATGACGAACGTGAGCCTGGAGCCGGGGACGTGGCGCCTGGACGACCTCATCGCCGACACGGACGACGGCGTGTACATGATGACGAATCGGAGCTGGAGCATTGACGACCGCAGGCTGAACTTCCAGTTCGGCACGGAGATAGCGTGGGAGATCAAGAAGGGCAAGCGGGGCGCCATGCTGCGCAATGCCATCTACACCGGCATCACGCCCCAATTCTGGCGCAGTTGCGACGCGGTCTGCGACCGCGCCCACTGGACGGTATGGGGCATTCCGAACTGCGGGAAGGGCCAGCCGGAGCAGGTGGCGCACGTGGGCCACGGCGCGGCGCCCGCGCGCTTCCGCAACGTGCAGGTGGGCGTCAGGAAGGGGTGAGGAGACTCGCCCGCGCAGCGCTACGTGAGTAGCGAACGGGCAAGAGGCCATAGGCAGGCGTACAATACGCGTGTCACAAGTGAGAGGGGGACTGAGGGGGTGAGGCGCCCCCAGCGCGCAGCCCACAGCAAAATTTATGAGTAGAGGGAGGGAGACGACCGTGCGCAAGATCACGTCAGGCGTCTACCAGGTCAAGGTGCCCATGCCGAGGAATCCGGAGATACCGGACGGCGGACTCGGCTACACGCTGGTCTACCTCATCGAAAGCCGTGACGGCTGGACGATGATAGACTCCGGCTGGAACACACGAGAGGGACTGGACGCCCTGGACAAGCAACTGCATGCCACCGGCGCCGAGTGGACAGACGTGCGCGACCTCATCGTGACCCATTTCCACTCGGACCACCTGGGCCTGGCCGCCGCCGTGAAGGAGCGCTCCCACGCGCGGCTTATCATGCACGAGCTTGACGCCCCTGAAGCGCTGGCCAGGCGCTGGGGCACGGGCATTGACGCGCGACGGAAGGAGTTCGCCGTGTGGGCCGTCGCTCAGGGCGTGCCGCACGACGACGCCCGGCACATGGGGCCGCCGAACAGGCCGGAGGCCATGAAGGACCTCCAGGTGAAGGTGGAACTCCAGGTGCGGGGCAACGAAGTCCTGCGACGGGACGGGACGGAATTACACGTCCTGTGGACACCCGGGCATACCCCGGGCCACATCTCCATCTACGACCCACGGCGCAAGCTGCTGTTCTCCGGCGACCACCTTCTGCCGCGCATCACGCCCAACATATCGTATATTCCCACCATCGGCGGCAGCCCCCTCAGCGATTACCTCCGTTCCCTCGATGAGCTGGAGCATCTGGATGTAAAGCACGTCCTCTCGCCGCACGAGGGGACCTTTCATGGCCTGCGGAAGCGTCTGGGAGAGCTTCGCCGCCACCACGGCGCGCGCATGCGGCAGATGCTGCGGGCGCTGCGGGACGGACCGCTCACGGCATGGCAGATTGCCTCACACGTGAGGTGGCGCGTCGGCACATGGGAGCACCTGTCGCTCCGGACGCGGCAGTTCGCGCTGCAGGAGACAGTCGCCCACCTGCGCCACATGGTGGACGAGGGGATACTCCGAGAGTCGCCGCGGGACGGTGTTGTATACTACGAGCTTGTGAAGCCCGCGAAGGCGTGAGATACTAGGTTCTGGTTCTGAAAAACGCCTATGATTTGTCATTGCGAGGAGTCCTTCCGCGGAAGGAGGACGAAGCAATCTGGAGGAAGGGTGCGCCCCACAGCCAGATTGCCACGGCCCTCCAGAGCCTGTGGTGAGGAACTCGAACCATCGGGCCTCGCAATGACATTGACGGCGAATTTCGGGAACACTACAATAGCGGGAAACTCAAAGCGTAAGGTGGTCACATGTTGCCGATACCGTACGAGATAGCCATCGCCATCGGCCCGTTGCAGGTCCGGTGGTACAGCCTGATGATCCTGCTGGGCATCCTGGTCGGACAGTGGGTGTCCTCCCGCCTGGCGCGCGAGCGGGGCGAGAACCCCGACCACGTGGTGGGAATCCTGGTGCTGGCCGTGCCCCTGGGACTCATCGGCGCGCGGCTGTACCACGTCGTCTCCGCCTGGAACTTCTACGCCCAGTACCCGGAGCTTATTCCCGCCATCTGGCGGGGAGGCATCGGTATCTACGGAGGCATTGCGGGGGCGCTCCTGGCCTTCGTCATCTACACGCGCTGGCAGAAGCTCAGCCTGCTGAGGTGGATGGACATCGGCGCGCCGGGCCTGCTCATCGGCCAGGCCATCGGCCGGTGGGGCAACTACTTCAACCAGGAGCTGTACGGGCCGCCCACGGACCTGCCCTGGGGCATCCCCATTGACAAGGCGCACCGGCTGGCCGGCTACGAGAGCGATAGCTACAAACTGTTCCATCCCCTGTTCCTGTACGAGTCGCTGTTCAACATTGTGGGCTTCTTTATCCTCATGTGGATTAACCGCCGCTTCGGAAAAAAGATGGCGAACGGCGACCTGGCCCTGTTGTACCTGGTCTGGTACCCCCTGGGACGCTTCTGGCTGGAGGGCCTGCGTCTGGACAGTTGGATGATCCTCGGCATCGCGACCGCCCAGTGGGTGTCCGGCCTGGTGATGCTGGCGGCGGTCATCCTGCTGCTCTACCGGAAGCGCCCGAAGCAGACGGAGACGGTCGCCGTCACCGCCGAGGG harbors:
- a CDS encoding MBL fold metallo-hydrolase, translating into MRKITSGVYQVKVPMPRNPEIPDGGLGYTLVYLIESRDGWTMIDSGWNTREGLDALDKQLHATGAEWTDVRDLIVTHFHSDHLGLAAAVKERSHARLIMHELDAPEALARRWGTGIDARRKEFAVWAVAQGVPHDDARHMGPPNRPEAMKDLQVKVELQVRGNEVLRRDGTELHVLWTPGHTPGHISIYDPRRKLLFSGDHLLPRITPNISYIPTIGGSPLSDYLRSLDELEHLDVKHVLSPHEGTFHGLRKRLGELRRHHGARMRQMLRALRDGPLTAWQIASHVRWRVGTWEHLSLRTRQFALQETVAHLRHMVDEGILRESPRDGVVYYELVKPAKA
- the lgt gene encoding prolipoprotein diacylglyceryl transferase, which codes for MLPIPYEIAIAIGPLQVRWYSLMILLGILVGQWVSSRLARERGENPDHVVGILVLAVPLGLIGARLYHVVSAWNFYAQYPELIPAIWRGGIGIYGGIAGALLAFVIYTRWQKLSLLRWMDIGAPGLLIGQAIGRWGNYFNQELYGPPTDLPWGIPIDKAHRLAGYESDSYKLFHPLFLYESLFNIVGFFILMWINRRFGKKMANGDLALLYLVWYPLGRFWLEGLRLDSWMILGIATAQWVSGLVMLAAVILLLYRKRPKQTETVAVTAEGQTMAVTTEGQGGQAAPTSGAEAKPDGEPKT